In Dama dama isolate Ldn47 chromosome X, ASM3311817v1, whole genome shotgun sequence, one genomic interval encodes:
- the NHS gene encoding actin remodeling regulator NHS isoform X2: MRSEAIGGNRDRKNSRRYAVSNLDVESKLSVYYRAPWHQQRNIFLPATRPPCVEELHRQARQSLQALRREHRSRSDRREQRAAAPISVAAPPLPAYPPAHSQRRREAKDRHFLTFNSTRSPSPTECCHMTPWSRKSHPPEDEDTDVMLGQRPKNPVHNIPSTLDKQTNWSKALPLPTPEEKMKQDAQVISSCIIPINVTGVGFDREASIRCSLVHSQSVLQRRRKLRRRKTISGIPRRVQQEIDSDESPVARERNVIVHTNPDPSNTVNRRSGTRDSECQTEDILIAAPSRRRIRAQRGQSIAASLSHSAGNISALADKGDAMFTTAVSSRTRSRSLPREGNRGGDAEPKVGAKPSAYEEGEPFVGDQERTLPDCSEAPNSPSAQEHQPALSLACSQHLHSPQHKLNERGRSRLSRMAADSGSCDISSNSDTFGSPIHCISTAGVLLSSHMDQKDDHQSSSGNWSGSSSTCPSQTSETIPPAASPPLTGSSHCDSELSLNTAPHASEDTSVFVTEQYNDQLEKVRGHRTNSFTSTVADLLDDPNNSNTSDSEWNYLHHHHDASCRQDFSPERPKADSLGCPSFTSMATYDSFLEKSPSDKADTSSHFSVDTEGYYTSMHFDCGLKGSKNYVCHYAALGPENGQGIGVPPALSDCAWQDYLDHRRQGRPSISFRKPKAKPTPPKRSSSLRKSDGNADTSEKKEPKTSSGQLLPHSSREMKLPLDFSNTPSRMENANLPTKPEPSWMNQNEHGIKEPQLDTPDVPPFKDEGAESTHYADLWLLNDLKTNDPYRSLSNSSTATGTTVIECIKSPESSESQTSQSESRATTPSLPSVDNEFKLASPEKLAGLASPSSGYSSQSETPTSSFPTAFFSGPLSPGGSKRKPKVPERKSSLQQPSLKDGALSLSKDLELPIIPPTHLDLSALHNVLNKPFHHRHPLHVFSHNKQNTVGETLRSNPPPSLAITPTVLKSVNLRSISKSEEVKQKEGNNTDLPYLEEGTVTTGKIRPHVMKKSLPCQYATEDTILSFLDSSAVEMGPDKLQLEKTHTFDVKHHCDPETVTSAGGNLLDSSVTRDQMHMESEPVSENKPSKSCDFLTEGFQRVSAARPNDSDGKTLQYGAGPDGALAQVQKLSFVDREEAAPPESVDVLTPQSDSPTRVTDIGYQLKPQLGMSHHHDKVPGNISSEVEISTINPCPEKCSEQENIASGISAKSASDNSGAEETQGSVDEVSLKESSPSDDSVISPLSEDSQAEAESVFVSPNKPRTTEDLFAVIHRSKRKVLGRKDSGDMSVRSKSRASLGSSSSNSAGSVTSPNSNVTTPNNQRSPGLIYRNAKKSNTSNEEFKLLLLKKGSRSDSSYRMSATEILKSPILPKPPGDLTAESPQSPHEAHQGSLGTEALSPLSPCSPRVNAEGFSSKNFATSASARVGRSRAPPAASSSRYSVRCRLYNAPMQAISEGETENSDGSPHDDRSSQSST, from the exons TTTAACAGCACCCGTTCGCCCTCCCCCACTGAATGTTGCCACATGACCCCATGGAGTAGAAAG TCCCATCCCCCAGAGGATGAAGATACAGATGTCATGTTAGGGCAAAGGCCGAAAAACCCAGTACACAATATCCCCTCAACACTGGACAAGCAGACCAACTGGAGCAAAGCACTGCCTCTTCCGACGCCAGAGGAAAAGATGAAACAAGATGCCCAAGTGATTTCTTCCTGCATTATTCCCATCAACGTCACTG GAGTCGGTTTTGACAGAGAGGCTAGTATACGCTGCTCTCTTGTTCATTCACAATCTGTGCTACAGCGGAGACGAAAACTGAGGAGGAGGAAAACCATTTCGGGTATCCCCAGGAGAGTCCAACAAGAAATAG ATTCTGATGAATCGCCCGTGGCCAGGGAAAGGAATGTGATTGTGCACACAAATCCAGACCCTTCCAACACTGTCAACAGGAGGTCTGGAACCAGGGACTCAGAGTGCCAAACTGAGGATATTCTGATTGCTGCTCCATCCAGAAGAAGAATCAGAGCTCAAAGGGGTCAGAGCATTGCAGcttctctttctcattctgcTGGCAACatttctgcactggcagacaaaGGTGACGCCATGTTTACTACTGCAGTGAGCAGCCGCACGAGATCTCGGAGCCTTCCCAGGGAGGGCAACAGAGGTGGGGATGCTGAGCCCAAAGTTGGTGCTAAACCCTCAGCATATGAAGAAGGGGAGCCTTTCGTGGGAGACCAAGAAAGAACCCTTCCCGATTGCAGTGAGGCCCCCAACAGCCCCAGTGCACAGGAGCACCAGCCTGCTTTGAGCCTGGCCTGTTCTCAACATCTGCACAGCCCCCAGCACAAGTTAAATGAGAGAGGGAGGTCTCGTCTGTCGCGGATGGCGGCCGATTCTGGCAGCTGCGACATCTCCTCCAACTCGGACACCTTTGGGAGCCCCATCCACTGCATTTCTACAGCTGGCGTCCTCCTCAGCAGCCACATGGACCAGAAAGATGACCACCAGTCATCCAGTGGCAACTGGAGCGGGAGCAGCTCCACATGCCCCTCACAGACCTCAGAGACAATCCCTCCTGCAGCTTCGCCTCCCCTCACTGGCTCTTCACACTGTGACTCGGAGTTGTCACTCAACACGGCCCCTCATGCTAGCGAGGACACCAGTGTCTTCGTGACAGAGCAGTACAACGACCAACTGGAGAAAGTGAGAGGCCACCGGACAAACTCCTTTACCTCCACGGTGGCAGACCTGTTGGACGACCCCAACAATAGCAACACGAGCGATAGCGAGTGGAATTACCTACACCATCATCATGACGCCTCCTGCCGCCAGGATTTTAGTCCTGAGCGTCCTAAGGCAGACAGCCTGGGCTGCCCAAGCTTCACGAGCATGGCCACTTATGACAGCTTTCTGGAAAAGTCTCCGTCGGACAAAGCCGACACCAGCTCTCACTTTTCAGTGGACACAGAAGGATACTACACCTCCATGCACTTTGACTGTGGTCTCAAAGGCAGTAAGAATTATGTCTGTCACTATGCAGCCCTGGGCCCGGAGAATGGCCAGGGCATTGGGGTTCCTCCTGCACTTTCAGACTGCGCCTGGCAGGACTACTTAGACCACAGGAGGCAGGGGAGACCAAGCATCTCTTTCAGGAAACCAAAGGCAAAGCCAACTCCACCTAAACGTAGCTCATCATTGAGGAAGTCTGACGGAAATGCAGACACTTCTGAGAAGAAAGAACCAAAGACAAGCAGTGGCCAGCTCCTGCCTCACAGTTCCAGGGAAATGAAGCTGCCTCTCGATTTCTCCAACACACCTTCTCGAATGGAAAATGCCAATCTTCCCACCAAGCCAGAACCTTCGTGGATGAACCAGAATGAACATGGTATTAAGGAACCTCAGTTAGACACTCCAGATGTTCCACCATTCAAAGATGAAGGTGCTGAATCAACTCACTATGCAGATCTCTGGCTTCTAAATGACTTGAAAACAAATGACCCTTACAGATCTTTATCGAATTCAAGCACTGCTACGGGTACCACTGTTATCGAATGCATTAAATCTCCAGAGAGTTCTGAATCCCAAACATCCCAGTCAGAATCTAGAGCCACcaccccctcccttccttctgtcGACAATGAGTTTAAACTTGCTTCACCAGAAAAGCTGGCTGGCCTGGCATCTCCATCAAGTGGCTATTCCAGCCAGTCCGAAACGCCAACATCCTCTTTCCCTACTGCTTTCTTTTCTGGCCCATTGTCTCCTGGAGGTAGCAAAAGAAAGCCGAAAGTCCCAGAAAGGAAATCTTCCCTCCAGCAACCCTCTTTAAAAGATGGTGCTCTGTCACTGAGTAAAGATCTGGAACTTCCAATTATACCTCCTACCCATCTTGACCTAAGTGCTCTTCATAATGTCTTGAACAAACCATTCCACCACCGCCACCCTCTACACGTCTTCAGTCATAATAAGCAGAACACAGTAGGAGAAACTCTGAGGTCCAATCCTCCACCATCTCTTGCAATTACACCCACGGTCCTGAAATCAGTTAACCTTAGGTCCATCAGTAAATCTGAAGAAGTTAAGCAAAAAGAAGGCAACAACACAGATCTCCCCTACCTGGAGGAAGGCACTGTCACCACAGGTAAGATTAGGCCACACGTGATGAAGAAATCATTACCATGTCAGTACGCCACTGAAGATACCATCCTGTCCTTTTTAGACTCCTCTGCAGTTGAGATGGGACCAGATAAACTACAGTTAGAAAAAACACATACTTTTGATGTGAAGCATCATTGTGATCCAGAAACAGTAACCTCAGCTGGTGGCAATCTTCTAGATTCAAGTGTCACAAGAGACCAAATGCATATGGAGAGTGAGCCTGTTTCAGAAAACAAACCAAGTAAAAGTTGTGACTTTCTCACAGAAGGCTTTCAGAGGGTCTCTGCTGCTCGCCCAAATGATTCAGATGGTAAGACACTGCAATATGGAGCTGGTCCGGATGGAGCCCTAGCGCAGGTCCAGAAGTTGTCTTTTGTAGATCGCGAGGAAGCTGCACCCCCAGAGTCTGTGGATGTGCTCACACCTCAGTCAGACTCTCCAACTCGAGTCACAGACATAGGCTATCAACTTAAGCCTCAACTTGGGATGAGCCACCACCATGACAAAGTGCCTGGGAATATCAGCTCCGAAGTAGAGATATCAACTATAAATCCATGCCCTGAAAAGTGTTCTGAGCAGGAAAATATTGCTTCAGGGATTTCAGCCAAAAGTGCCTCTGATAACAGCGGAGCAGAGGAGACCCAAGGAAGTGTGGATGAGGTTTCGTTGAAAG AATCGTCACCGAGTGATGACTCTGTGATTTCACCATTAAGTGAAGACTCTCAGGCTGAAGCAGAAAGTGTGTTCGTGTCTCCCAACAAACCTCGAACAACTGAGGATTTGTTTGCAGTTATTCACAG GTCCAAGAGGAAagtacttggaagaaaagattcTGGGGACATGTCTGTCCGCAGTAAATCGAGAGCTTCCCTgggcagcagtagcagcaacagcGCCGGTTCTGTCACCTCGCCCAACAGCAATGTGACCACCCCAAACAACCAGAGGTCTCCTGGCCTCATCTACCGAAATGCCAAAAAGTCCAACACATCCAATGAAGAGTTTAAGCTGTTACTGCTGAAGAAAGGCAGTCGCTCAGATTCCAGTTACCGTATGTCTGCTACTGAGATCCTGAAGAGTCCCATCCTGCCCAAACCTCCTGGGGACCTCACCGCGGAGTCCCCCCAAAGCCCCCATGAGGCCCATCAGGGGTCACTGGGAACTGAAGCACTGTCTCCCCTCTCTCCGTGTTCCCCACGGGTTAACGCAGAAGGGTTTTCCTCGAAGAACTTTGCCACCTCGGCATCGGCCAGGGTGGGACGTTCCCGGGCTCCTCCTGCGGCCAGCAGCAGCCGCTACAGTGTCCGCTGCAGGCTGTACAACGCGCCCATGCAGGCAATCTCCGAGGGTGAGACCGAAAACTCTGACGGGAGCCCGCATGACGACCGATCCTCCCAGAGCTCCACGTAG
- the NHS gene encoding actin remodeling regulator NHS isoform X3 — MPLACCMPKNAAVSNLDVESKLSVYYRAPWHQQRNIFLPATRPPCVEELHRQARQSLQALRREHRSRSDRREQRAAAPISVAAPPLPAYPPAHSQRRREAKDRHFLTFNSTRSPSPTECCHMTPWSRKSHPPEDEDTDVMLGQRPKNPVHNIPSTLDKQTNWSKALPLPTPEEKMKQDAQVISSCIIPINVTGVGFDREASIRCSLVHSQSVLQRRRKLRRRKTISGIPRRVQQEIDSDESPVARERNVIVHTNPDPSNTVNRRSGTRDSECQTEDILIAAPSRRRIRAQRGQSIAASLSHSAGNISALADKGDAMFTTAVSSRTRSRSLPREGNRGGDAEPKVGAKPSAYEEGEPFVGDQERTLPDCSEAPNSPSAQEHQPALSLACSQHLHSPQHKLNERGRSRLSRMAADSGSCDISSNSDTFGSPIHCISTAGVLLSSHMDQKDDHQSSSGNWSGSSSTCPSQTSETIPPAASPPLTGSSHCDSELSLNTAPHASEDTSVFVTEQYNDQLEKVRGHRTNSFTSTVADLLDDPNNSNTSDSEWNYLHHHHDASCRQDFSPERPKADSLGCPSFTSMATYDSFLEKSPSDKADTSSHFSVDTEGYYTSMHFDCGLKGSKNYVCHYAALGPENGQGIGVPPALSDCAWQDYLDHRRQGRPSISFRKPKAKPTPPKRSSSLRKSDGNADTSEKKEPKTSSGQLLPHSSREMKLPLDFSNTPSRMENANLPTKPEPSWMNQNEHGIKEPQLDTPDVPPFKDEGAESTHYADLWLLNDLKTNDPYRSLSNSSTATGTTVIECIKSPESSESQTSQSESRATTPSLPSVDNEFKLASPEKLAGLASPSSGYSSQSETPTSSFPTAFFSGPLSPGGSKRKPKVPERKSSLQQPSLKDGALSLSKDLELPIIPPTHLDLSALHNVLNKPFHHRHPLHVFSHNKQNTVGETLRSNPPPSLAITPTVLKSVNLRSISKSEEVKQKEGNNTDLPYLEEGTVTTGKIRPHVMKKSLPCQYATEDTILSFLDSSAVEMGPDKLQLEKTHTFDVKHHCDPETVTSAGGNLLDSSVTRDQMHMESEPVSENKPSKSCDFLTEGFQRVSAARPNDSDGKTLQYGAGPDGALAQVQKLSFVDREEAAPPESVDVLTPQSDSPTRVTDIGYQLKPQLGMSHHHDKVPGNISSEVEISTINPCPEKCSEQENIASGISAKSASDNSGAEETQGSVDEVSLKESSPSDDSVISPLSEDSQAEAESVFVSPNKPRTTEDLFAVIHRSKRKVLGRKDSGDMSVRSKSRASLGSSSSNSAGSVTSPNSNVTTPNNQRSPGLIYRNAKKSNTSNEEFKLLLLKKGSRSDSSYRMSATEILKSPILPKPPGDLTAESPQSPHEAHQGSLGTEALSPLSPCSPRVNAEGFSSKNFATSASARVGRSRAPPAASSSRYSVRCRLYNAPMQAISEGETENSDGSPHDDRSSQSST, encoded by the exons TTTAACAGCACCCGTTCGCCCTCCCCCACTGAATGTTGCCACATGACCCCATGGAGTAGAAAG TCCCATCCCCCAGAGGATGAAGATACAGATGTCATGTTAGGGCAAAGGCCGAAAAACCCAGTACACAATATCCCCTCAACACTGGACAAGCAGACCAACTGGAGCAAAGCACTGCCTCTTCCGACGCCAGAGGAAAAGATGAAACAAGATGCCCAAGTGATTTCTTCCTGCATTATTCCCATCAACGTCACTG GAGTCGGTTTTGACAGAGAGGCTAGTATACGCTGCTCTCTTGTTCATTCACAATCTGTGCTACAGCGGAGACGAAAACTGAGGAGGAGGAAAACCATTTCGGGTATCCCCAGGAGAGTCCAACAAGAAATAG ATTCTGATGAATCGCCCGTGGCCAGGGAAAGGAATGTGATTGTGCACACAAATCCAGACCCTTCCAACACTGTCAACAGGAGGTCTGGAACCAGGGACTCAGAGTGCCAAACTGAGGATATTCTGATTGCTGCTCCATCCAGAAGAAGAATCAGAGCTCAAAGGGGTCAGAGCATTGCAGcttctctttctcattctgcTGGCAACatttctgcactggcagacaaaGGTGACGCCATGTTTACTACTGCAGTGAGCAGCCGCACGAGATCTCGGAGCCTTCCCAGGGAGGGCAACAGAGGTGGGGATGCTGAGCCCAAAGTTGGTGCTAAACCCTCAGCATATGAAGAAGGGGAGCCTTTCGTGGGAGACCAAGAAAGAACCCTTCCCGATTGCAGTGAGGCCCCCAACAGCCCCAGTGCACAGGAGCACCAGCCTGCTTTGAGCCTGGCCTGTTCTCAACATCTGCACAGCCCCCAGCACAAGTTAAATGAGAGAGGGAGGTCTCGTCTGTCGCGGATGGCGGCCGATTCTGGCAGCTGCGACATCTCCTCCAACTCGGACACCTTTGGGAGCCCCATCCACTGCATTTCTACAGCTGGCGTCCTCCTCAGCAGCCACATGGACCAGAAAGATGACCACCAGTCATCCAGTGGCAACTGGAGCGGGAGCAGCTCCACATGCCCCTCACAGACCTCAGAGACAATCCCTCCTGCAGCTTCGCCTCCCCTCACTGGCTCTTCACACTGTGACTCGGAGTTGTCACTCAACACGGCCCCTCATGCTAGCGAGGACACCAGTGTCTTCGTGACAGAGCAGTACAACGACCAACTGGAGAAAGTGAGAGGCCACCGGACAAACTCCTTTACCTCCACGGTGGCAGACCTGTTGGACGACCCCAACAATAGCAACACGAGCGATAGCGAGTGGAATTACCTACACCATCATCATGACGCCTCCTGCCGCCAGGATTTTAGTCCTGAGCGTCCTAAGGCAGACAGCCTGGGCTGCCCAAGCTTCACGAGCATGGCCACTTATGACAGCTTTCTGGAAAAGTCTCCGTCGGACAAAGCCGACACCAGCTCTCACTTTTCAGTGGACACAGAAGGATACTACACCTCCATGCACTTTGACTGTGGTCTCAAAGGCAGTAAGAATTATGTCTGTCACTATGCAGCCCTGGGCCCGGAGAATGGCCAGGGCATTGGGGTTCCTCCTGCACTTTCAGACTGCGCCTGGCAGGACTACTTAGACCACAGGAGGCAGGGGAGACCAAGCATCTCTTTCAGGAAACCAAAGGCAAAGCCAACTCCACCTAAACGTAGCTCATCATTGAGGAAGTCTGACGGAAATGCAGACACTTCTGAGAAGAAAGAACCAAAGACAAGCAGTGGCCAGCTCCTGCCTCACAGTTCCAGGGAAATGAAGCTGCCTCTCGATTTCTCCAACACACCTTCTCGAATGGAAAATGCCAATCTTCCCACCAAGCCAGAACCTTCGTGGATGAACCAGAATGAACATGGTATTAAGGAACCTCAGTTAGACACTCCAGATGTTCCACCATTCAAAGATGAAGGTGCTGAATCAACTCACTATGCAGATCTCTGGCTTCTAAATGACTTGAAAACAAATGACCCTTACAGATCTTTATCGAATTCAAGCACTGCTACGGGTACCACTGTTATCGAATGCATTAAATCTCCAGAGAGTTCTGAATCCCAAACATCCCAGTCAGAATCTAGAGCCACcaccccctcccttccttctgtcGACAATGAGTTTAAACTTGCTTCACCAGAAAAGCTGGCTGGCCTGGCATCTCCATCAAGTGGCTATTCCAGCCAGTCCGAAACGCCAACATCCTCTTTCCCTACTGCTTTCTTTTCTGGCCCATTGTCTCCTGGAGGTAGCAAAAGAAAGCCGAAAGTCCCAGAAAGGAAATCTTCCCTCCAGCAACCCTCTTTAAAAGATGGTGCTCTGTCACTGAGTAAAGATCTGGAACTTCCAATTATACCTCCTACCCATCTTGACCTAAGTGCTCTTCATAATGTCTTGAACAAACCATTCCACCACCGCCACCCTCTACACGTCTTCAGTCATAATAAGCAGAACACAGTAGGAGAAACTCTGAGGTCCAATCCTCCACCATCTCTTGCAATTACACCCACGGTCCTGAAATCAGTTAACCTTAGGTCCATCAGTAAATCTGAAGAAGTTAAGCAAAAAGAAGGCAACAACACAGATCTCCCCTACCTGGAGGAAGGCACTGTCACCACAGGTAAGATTAGGCCACACGTGATGAAGAAATCATTACCATGTCAGTACGCCACTGAAGATACCATCCTGTCCTTTTTAGACTCCTCTGCAGTTGAGATGGGACCAGATAAACTACAGTTAGAAAAAACACATACTTTTGATGTGAAGCATCATTGTGATCCAGAAACAGTAACCTCAGCTGGTGGCAATCTTCTAGATTCAAGTGTCACAAGAGACCAAATGCATATGGAGAGTGAGCCTGTTTCAGAAAACAAACCAAGTAAAAGTTGTGACTTTCTCACAGAAGGCTTTCAGAGGGTCTCTGCTGCTCGCCCAAATGATTCAGATGGTAAGACACTGCAATATGGAGCTGGTCCGGATGGAGCCCTAGCGCAGGTCCAGAAGTTGTCTTTTGTAGATCGCGAGGAAGCTGCACCCCCAGAGTCTGTGGATGTGCTCACACCTCAGTCAGACTCTCCAACTCGAGTCACAGACATAGGCTATCAACTTAAGCCTCAACTTGGGATGAGCCACCACCATGACAAAGTGCCTGGGAATATCAGCTCCGAAGTAGAGATATCAACTATAAATCCATGCCCTGAAAAGTGTTCTGAGCAGGAAAATATTGCTTCAGGGATTTCAGCCAAAAGTGCCTCTGATAACAGCGGAGCAGAGGAGACCCAAGGAAGTGTGGATGAGGTTTCGTTGAAAG AATCGTCACCGAGTGATGACTCTGTGATTTCACCATTAAGTGAAGACTCTCAGGCTGAAGCAGAAAGTGTGTTCGTGTCTCCCAACAAACCTCGAACAACTGAGGATTTGTTTGCAGTTATTCACAG GTCCAAGAGGAAagtacttggaagaaaagattcTGGGGACATGTCTGTCCGCAGTAAATCGAGAGCTTCCCTgggcagcagtagcagcaacagcGCCGGTTCTGTCACCTCGCCCAACAGCAATGTGACCACCCCAAACAACCAGAGGTCTCCTGGCCTCATCTACCGAAATGCCAAAAAGTCCAACACATCCAATGAAGAGTTTAAGCTGTTACTGCTGAAGAAAGGCAGTCGCTCAGATTCCAGTTACCGTATGTCTGCTACTGAGATCCTGAAGAGTCCCATCCTGCCCAAACCTCCTGGGGACCTCACCGCGGAGTCCCCCCAAAGCCCCCATGAGGCCCATCAGGGGTCACTGGGAACTGAAGCACTGTCTCCCCTCTCTCCGTGTTCCCCACGGGTTAACGCAGAAGGGTTTTCCTCGAAGAACTTTGCCACCTCGGCATCGGCCAGGGTGGGACGTTCCCGGGCTCCTCCTGCGGCCAGCAGCAGCCGCTACAGTGTCCGCTGCAGGCTGTACAACGCGCCCATGCAGGCAATCTCCGAGGGTGAGACCGAAAACTCTGACGGGAGCCCGCATGACGACCGATCCTCCCAGAGCTCCACGTAG